The Halichoerus grypus chromosome 15, mHalGry1.hap1.1, whole genome shotgun sequence genome includes a window with the following:
- the FBXO27 gene encoding F-box only protein 27 isoform X2, which translates to MGASASRGRPARVPAPEPEPEEALDLSQLPPELLLVVLSHVPPRTLLGCCRRVCRGWRALVDCQALWLLILARDHGVLLPLARSCLPPARDGRPSLLGRFCERRPIGRNLIRNPCGQEGLRKWMVQHGGDGWVVEGNRSTVPGAPSQTCFVSSFSWCRKKQVLDLEEEGLWPELLDSGKIEICVSDWWGARHDSGCMYRLLVQLLDANQTVLDKFSAMPVPIQQWNNNVCFQKERKEERQERKKKEGKGRKEGREGRE; encoded by the exons ATGGGCGCCTCGGCCTCCCGGGGCCGGCCCGCCCGGGTCCCCGCGCCGGAGCCCGAGCCCGAGGAGGCGCTGGACCTGAGCCAACTGCCACCGGAGCTGCTCCTGGTGGTGCTGAGCCACGTGCCGCCGCGCACCCTGCTGGGGTGCTGCCGCCGGGTGTGCCGGGGCTGGCGCGCCCTGGTGGACTGCCAGGCCCTGTGGCTGCTCATCCTGGCCCGGGACCACGGCGTCCTGCTGCCGCTCGCCCGcagctgcctgcccccagcccgcGACGGCAGGCCCAGCCTCCTGGGCCGCTTCTGCGAGCGCCGCCCGATCGGACGCAACCTCATCCGCAACCCCTGCGGCCAGG AGGGCCTCCGGAAATGGATGGTGCAGCACGGTGGGGACGGCTGGGTGGTGGAAGGAAACAGGTCAACGGTGCCCGGGGCCCCCTCGCAGACCTGCTTCGTGTCTTCCTTCAG CTGGTGTCGCAAAAAGCAGGTGTTGGACCTGGAGGAGGAGGGTTTGTGGCCAGAGCTGCTAGATAGTGGCAAGATTGAGATTTGTGTCTCTGACTG GTGGGGAGCCCGACACGACAGTGGCTGTATGTACCGACTCCTTGTCCAACTTCTAGATGCCAACCAGACTGTCCTGGATAAGTTCTCTGCTATGCCCGTTCCCATCCAACAGTGGAACAACAATGTCTGCTTTCAG aaagaaaggaaggaagaaagacaagaaagaaagaagaaggaaggaaagggaaggaaggaaggaagggaaggaagggaatga
- the FBXO27 gene encoding F-box only protein 27 isoform X1, with the protein MGASASRGRPARVPAPEPEPEEALDLSQLPPELLLVVLSHVPPRTLLGCCRRVCRGWRALVDCQALWLLILARDHGVLLPLARSCLPPARDGRPSLLGRFCERRPIGRNLIRNPCGQEGLRKWMVQHGGDGWVVEGNRSTVPGAPSQTCFVSSFSWCRKKQVLDLEEEGLWPELLDSGKIEICVSDWWGARHDSGCMYRLLVQLLDANQTVLDKFSAMPVPIQQWNNNVCFQVTHVFSNIKMGVRFVSFEHWGQDTQFWAGHYGARVTNSSVVVRARLS; encoded by the exons ATGGGCGCCTCGGCCTCCCGGGGCCGGCCCGCCCGGGTCCCCGCGCCGGAGCCCGAGCCCGAGGAGGCGCTGGACCTGAGCCAACTGCCACCGGAGCTGCTCCTGGTGGTGCTGAGCCACGTGCCGCCGCGCACCCTGCTGGGGTGCTGCCGCCGGGTGTGCCGGGGCTGGCGCGCCCTGGTGGACTGCCAGGCCCTGTGGCTGCTCATCCTGGCCCGGGACCACGGCGTCCTGCTGCCGCTCGCCCGcagctgcctgcccccagcccgcGACGGCAGGCCCAGCCTCCTGGGCCGCTTCTGCGAGCGCCGCCCGATCGGACGCAACCTCATCCGCAACCCCTGCGGCCAGG AGGGCCTCCGGAAATGGATGGTGCAGCACGGTGGGGACGGCTGGGTGGTGGAAGGAAACAGGTCAACGGTGCCCGGGGCCCCCTCGCAGACCTGCTTCGTGTCTTCCTTCAG CTGGTGTCGCAAAAAGCAGGTGTTGGACCTGGAGGAGGAGGGTTTGTGGCCAGAGCTGCTAGATAGTGGCAAGATTGAGATTTGTGTCTCTGACTG GTGGGGAGCCCGACACGACAGTGGCTGTATGTACCGACTCCTTGTCCAACTTCTAGATGCCAACCAGACTGTCCTGGATAAGTTCTCTGCTATGCCCGTTCCCATCCAACAGTGGAACAACAATGTCTGCTTTCAG GTCACCCACGTGTTCTCCAACATCAAGATGGGCGTCCGCTTTGTGTCTTTCGAACACTGGGGCCAGGACACGCAGTTCTGGGCTGGTCACTATGGAGCCCGTGTGACAAATTCCAGTGTGGTCGTGCGGGCCCGGTTGTCTTAG
- the FBXO27 gene encoding F-box only protein 27 isoform X3, producing MGASASRGRPARVPAPEPEPEEALDLSQLPPELLLVVLSHVPPRTLLGCCRRVCRGWRALVDCQALWLLILARDHGVLLPLARSCLPPARDGRPSLLGRFCERRPIGRNLIRNPCGQEGLRKWMVQHGGDGWVVEGNRSTVPGAPSQTCFVSSFSWCRKKQVLDLEEEGLWPELLDSGKIEICVSDWWGARHDSGCMYRLLVQLLDANQTVLDKFSAMPVPIQQWNNNVCFQRERECTSRGSDRQKEREKQAPH from the exons ATGGGCGCCTCGGCCTCCCGGGGCCGGCCCGCCCGGGTCCCCGCGCCGGAGCCCGAGCCCGAGGAGGCGCTGGACCTGAGCCAACTGCCACCGGAGCTGCTCCTGGTGGTGCTGAGCCACGTGCCGCCGCGCACCCTGCTGGGGTGCTGCCGCCGGGTGTGCCGGGGCTGGCGCGCCCTGGTGGACTGCCAGGCCCTGTGGCTGCTCATCCTGGCCCGGGACCACGGCGTCCTGCTGCCGCTCGCCCGcagctgcctgcccccagcccgcGACGGCAGGCCCAGCCTCCTGGGCCGCTTCTGCGAGCGCCGCCCGATCGGACGCAACCTCATCCGCAACCCCTGCGGCCAGG AGGGCCTCCGGAAATGGATGGTGCAGCACGGTGGGGACGGCTGGGTGGTGGAAGGAAACAGGTCAACGGTGCCCGGGGCCCCCTCGCAGACCTGCTTCGTGTCTTCCTTCAG CTGGTGTCGCAAAAAGCAGGTGTTGGACCTGGAGGAGGAGGGTTTGTGGCCAGAGCTGCTAGATAGTGGCAAGATTGAGATTTGTGTCTCTGACTG GTGGGGAGCCCGACACGACAGTGGCTGTATGTACCGACTCCTTGTCCAACTTCTAGATGCCAACCAGACTGTCCTGGATAAGTTCTCTGCTATGCCCGTTCCCATCCAACAGTGGAACAACAATGTCTGCTTTCAG